One segment of Paenibacillus sp. FSL R7-0337 DNA contains the following:
- a CDS encoding zinc metallopeptidase — MPLMYVLLAVAFIFSLWAQFRVKGNFKKWAKVPNMNGLTGYEAARRMLDANGLYDVPIEPVPGTLTDHYDPINRVVRLSEPVYYESSIAAVSVACHEIGHAIQHKEHYPMLALRHRMFPVVNFASGVAPFMLLAGFIFSSFNLIGLGIIFFSAAVAFQLVTLPVEFNASSRARQIMVQQGFIRNDEERGVAKVLNAAALTYVAAALVSLIELIRLILIFLGNRD; from the coding sequence ATGCCACTAATGTATGTATTGTTAGCTGTCGCTTTTATCTTCTCGCTATGGGCCCAGTTCAGGGTCAAGGGCAATTTCAAGAAATGGGCCAAGGTGCCGAACATGAACGGCTTAACGGGTTACGAAGCAGCCCGGCGTATGCTGGATGCCAATGGACTCTACGATGTTCCCATTGAACCGGTTCCGGGAACCCTCACAGACCACTATGACCCGATTAACCGCGTTGTGCGGCTGTCGGAGCCTGTATATTATGAAAGCTCCATCGCAGCGGTCTCCGTCGCTTGTCACGAGATCGGCCATGCGATTCAGCACAAGGAGCATTATCCGATGCTGGCGCTTCGCCACCGGATGTTCCCGGTTGTGAACTTTGCCTCCGGGGTCGCACCCTTCATGCTGCTGGCGGGCTTCATTTTCAGCTCATTCAATCTTATTGGTCTAGGTATTATCTTCTTCTCCGCCGCAGTAGCTTTCCAGCTGGTCACACTGCCTGTCGAATTCAACGCCAGCAGCCGTGCACGCCAGATTATGGTACAGCAGGGCTTCATCCGTAATGATGAAGAGCGCGGCGTAGCCAAGGTCCTGAATGCGGCAGCGCTCACCTATGTTGCAGCAGCGCTGGTATCGCTTATCGAACTGATCCGCT
- a CDS encoding MerR family transcriptional regulator — MTLYRIGELAKAAGISERTIDYYTKLGLITPESRSMKNYRLYSHETLVILQRINQLKQEKYTLEEIKSLMGKWNAATPEAEVSGKLVQLELQMQQLEREVKALEPVISGLKPGQANRALATLIPQGVACMEAIRLLLTQGPPM, encoded by the coding sequence ATGACCCTTTACCGGATCGGAGAGCTGGCCAAGGCGGCCGGTATCAGTGAACGTACCATTGATTATTATACGAAGCTTGGACTGATTACACCTGAATCCAGGAGCATGAAGAATTACCGGCTCTACAGTCATGAAACCTTAGTCATTCTGCAACGTATTAATCAGCTTAAGCAAGAGAAATATACATTGGAAGAAATCAAATCCCTGATGGGCAAGTGGAATGCAGCCACACCCGAGGCCGAGGTCTCCGGCAAGCTGGTCCAGCTTGAGCTTCAGATGCAACAGCTTGAACGGGAAGTCAAGGCCCTGGAGCCCGTGATAAGCGGTTTGAAGCCTGGCCAGGCCAACCGTGCACTGGCCACACTGATTCCTCAGGGCGTCGCCTGTATGGAAGCGATCCGGCTTCTGCTGACCCAGGGGCCGCCAATGTAA
- a CDS encoding ammonium transporter, which translates to MKKKMLMMFLGMITLMIYPVSAFAAEGPAAPDLQIGLDTAFTFLAFILVFFMQSGFALLEAGSVRMKNAGHVAGKTVLTLAIASLCFWALGFGLGFGNGNSFFGTTGFFYGGDSTASAFESLAFSDVTLNTKFLFQMAFAAVSLAIVSGGMAERAKLSVYIIFGILFSVVIYPVVAHWVWGGGWLAELSMQDYAGSTVVHLTGATAAVVATILLKPRLGKFNKEGKPVIIPGHNQVFTVLGVIILWFGWFGFNPGSALSPMGGFFGHVALTTNIAAAAGGLAALAASWLYFGKSDIPAMLNGVLAALVAITGACAFVEPWAAIVIGLIAGAFTFMTSQWLERAGLDDPIYAFSVHGIAGMWGALSTGLFAAPDLIEKGALVGKAGLFYGGGFHQLGVQALGVVGTFVFVAVMSFVILYVMKMVMGIRVTEEEELMGLDISEHGTYGYPEQMKLISESESKTLKH; encoded by the coding sequence ATGAAAAAAAAGATGTTGATGATGTTCCTGGGTATGATTACACTGATGATCTATCCGGTCAGCGCCTTCGCAGCTGAGGGTCCGGCAGCACCGGATCTGCAGATTGGACTTGACACTGCATTTACGTTCCTGGCATTTATCCTTGTATTCTTCATGCAATCAGGATTCGCACTACTTGAGGCTGGTTCGGTCCGGATGAAGAATGCCGGTCACGTGGCCGGTAAGACGGTACTGACATTGGCGATTGCAAGCTTGTGCTTCTGGGCACTGGGCTTTGGCCTTGGCTTCGGTAACGGGAACAGCTTCTTCGGAACTACAGGCTTCTTCTACGGCGGCGATTCAACAGCCTCTGCATTCGAATCTTTGGCCTTCTCCGATGTTACCCTAAATACGAAATTCCTGTTCCAAATGGCATTTGCGGCAGTCTCCCTGGCCATTGTATCCGGCGGTATGGCTGAACGTGCTAAGCTTAGCGTATATATTATCTTCGGAATTCTCTTCTCAGTTGTGATTTATCCGGTTGTAGCTCACTGGGTATGGGGCGGCGGCTGGCTGGCAGAGCTGAGCATGCAGGATTATGCAGGTTCTACAGTAGTCCATCTTACAGGTGCAACGGCGGCTGTAGTGGCGACCATTCTCCTTAAGCCCCGTCTTGGCAAATTCAACAAAGAAGGCAAGCCGGTCATTATTCCGGGACATAACCAGGTATTCACTGTACTTGGTGTAATCATTCTCTGGTTCGGCTGGTTCGGCTTCAACCCGGGCAGTGCGTTGTCTCCTATGGGCGGATTCTTCGGACACGTAGCACTGACTACTAACATTGCAGCGGCGGCAGGCGGTCTGGCAGCACTGGCAGCTTCCTGGCTGTACTTCGGCAAATCAGATATTCCGGCCATGCTTAACGGCGTACTGGCAGCCCTGGTTGCCATCACCGGTGCCTGTGCCTTCGTAGAGCCTTGGGCAGCCATCGTTATCGGTCTCATTGCCGGTGCCTTCACCTTCATGACTTCGCAGTGGCTGGAGCGTGCAGGACTGGATGATCCGATCTATGCTTTCTCTGTACATGGTATCGCAGGTATGTGGGGTGCGTTGTCTACAGGCCTCTTCGCAGCACCAGATCTGATTGAAAAAGGCGCACTTGTAGGTAAAGCCGGTCTGTTCTACGGCGGCGGCTTCCATCAGCTAGGCGTGCAGGCGCTGGGTGTAGTCGGAACCTTCGTGTTCGTAGCCGTGATGTCCTTCGTTATCCTGTATGTAATGAAGATGGTTATGGGTATCCGTGTGACGGAAGAAGAAGAATTGATGGGTCTGGATATCAGTGAGCACGGTACGTACGGTTATCCTGAGCAAATGAAGCTGATCAGTGAATCAGAATCCAAAACCCTCAAACACTAA
- a CDS encoding DUF294 nucleotidyltransferase-like domain-containing protein yields the protein MEAADWNEEESYLSIVTAGSPEELKARRTACQRMLLEQLNVIPVQDWMHRVNAMHDQLAGTAVRICEAQMKEAGYGLPPCAYSFIVFGSAGRQEATLWSDQDNGLIVEEALEGERKRYFEAFGSMLSDVLEAIGYEKCEGRVMCSEPLWRKSLADWKRQLADWMEQLEWEPVRYLIIASDMRHVAGSKALSAQWREALHNGFTDNSKLTMAVLRNTVRHKATLNLLGQVLTERFGDNAGGFDVKYGLYIPLVNIVRHLSLLHGIEASSTLKRLDELAKLDQYQHLEEIRRACLTALRMRVNTPFTVKDGLLVSSDYYAENDLKNKQLRTELRESLLLIRRLHKALQRQLRSAERRQL from the coding sequence ATGGAGGCAGCAGATTGGAACGAAGAAGAAAGTTACTTGTCCATCGTAACAGCCGGTTCGCCGGAGGAGCTTAAGGCGAGGCGTACCGCATGTCAGCGAATGCTGCTGGAGCAGCTTAACGTGATTCCCGTTCAGGATTGGATGCACCGGGTCAATGCGATGCATGACCAGCTTGCCGGGACAGCGGTACGGATATGTGAGGCGCAGATGAAGGAGGCGGGCTACGGCCTGCCTCCCTGCGCCTATTCCTTTATTGTATTCGGCAGTGCGGGCCGGCAGGAGGCTACGCTGTGGAGCGATCAGGATAACGGCTTGATTGTGGAGGAAGCGCTGGAGGGTGAGCGGAAAAGGTATTTCGAAGCTTTTGGCAGTATGCTGTCGGATGTGCTTGAGGCCATTGGCTATGAGAAGTGTGAGGGCAGGGTCATGTGCTCTGAGCCGCTCTGGCGGAAGTCACTGGCTGACTGGAAGCGCCAGCTGGCAGACTGGATGGAGCAGCTCGAATGGGAGCCTGTCCGGTACCTGATTATAGCTTCGGATATGCGCCATGTTGCGGGGAGTAAGGCGCTGTCTGCGCAGTGGCGGGAAGCCCTGCATAACGGATTCACGGATAACAGCAAATTGACGATGGCGGTATTGCGCAATACGGTGCGCCATAAGGCAACACTGAATCTGCTGGGACAGGTGCTGACGGAACGGTTCGGTGATAATGCCGGTGGCTTCGATGTCAAATATGGCCTCTACATTCCGCTGGTCAATATCGTCAGGCACTTGTCGCTGCTGCATGGAATCGAAGCATCTTCGACACTGAAGCGGCTGGATGAGCTGGCTAAGCTGGATCAGTATCAACATCTGGAAGAAATCAGGCGGGCTTGTCTGACAGCGCTCAGGATGCGGGTGAATACGCCGTTTACGGTGAAGGACGGCCTGCTCGTGAGCAGTGATTATTATGCCGAGAATGATTTGAAGAATAAGCAGCTCCGGACGGAGCTGCGGGAAAGCCTGCTGCTGATCAGACGCCTGCATAAAGCGCTGCAGCGGCAGCTCCGGTCAGCGGAAAGGAGACAGCTATGA
- a CDS encoding exonuclease domain-containing protein, translated as MKEPSKGGGFWNNLRQGGMPSAIASMRGGESAQQTAQQMAFIRSLMREKRRPEVLHTPLSELETVIFDLETTGFSHQGGDEIMSIGAIRVVGEEIKSEECFYTLVNCGATIPDNITRLTGISAEMTSSAPPLMDGLHNFMSFVGQRVLVAHGSAHDKAFLNAALWKTSKVQLTHRVLDTMMLARWLEPHRSNYTLDELLAIHEIPIEGRHHALEDAKMTAKLWVAYIRQILQKNQVDTLGDLYAYLSRT; from the coding sequence ATGAAGGAGCCGAGCAAAGGCGGAGGATTCTGGAATAATCTGCGGCAAGGCGGAATGCCCTCTGCCATCGCTTCCATGAGGGGCGGAGAATCGGCGCAGCAGACAGCCCAGCAAATGGCCTTTATCCGTTCCCTGATGCGCGAGAAGCGGCGTCCCGAGGTGCTGCATACTCCGCTGTCTGAACTGGAGACGGTAATATTCGATCTGGAGACTACGGGCTTCTCCCATCAGGGAGGGGACGAGATTATGTCCATCGGGGCGATCCGGGTAGTAGGGGAAGAGATCAAGTCAGAGGAATGCTTCTATACACTGGTGAACTGCGGGGCAACGATTCCTGACAATATTACGAGACTGACCGGAATCTCAGCCGAGATGACCTCCTCTGCTCCGCCGCTGATGGATGGCCTGCACAACTTCATGTCCTTCGTCGGGCAGCGGGTGCTGGTGGCGCACGGAAGTGCCCATGATAAGGCATTCCTGAACGCTGCCTTATGGAAGACCTCCAAGGTCCAGTTAACCCACCGGGTGCTGGATACGATGATGCTGGCCCGTTGGCTGGAGCCGCACCGCAGCAATTACACGCTGGATGAGCTGCTGGCGATCCATGAGATTCCTATTGAGGGCCGCCATCATGCGCTGGAGGATGCCAAGATGACGGCGAAGCTGTGGGTAGCTTACATCCGCCAGATCTTACAAAAGAATCAGGTAGATACGCTAGGCGACTTGTACGCCTATCTAAGCAGGACCTGA
- a CDS encoding TlpA disulfide reductase family protein, with the protein MKAVHKRNVTILALIVFLAVLAIEHKMKSEPKAVAVLQQTAEPEIGASAGLKAPPFTVQEGDKQYGVDGAREKPVILNFWASWCDPCQQEAPELNKLAMKYSKVLDVYGINVASQDYKPNAERFVKKYMLTFPVMYDLKGQIFDKYNGAVFPTNVLIDKNGIISEIILGVLSAEELEKKIIALTGS; encoded by the coding sequence ATGAAAGCAGTCCATAAACGGAATGTAACGATTCTGGCCTTGATTGTTTTTCTGGCCGTTCTTGCCATAGAACATAAAATGAAATCGGAGCCTAAGGCGGTTGCAGTCCTGCAGCAGACGGCGGAACCGGAGATTGGTGCCTCCGCCGGACTTAAAGCGCCTCCTTTTACAGTGCAGGAAGGGGATAAGCAATATGGGGTCGATGGGGCAAGGGAGAAGCCGGTCATTCTTAACTTTTGGGCCTCCTGGTGCGATCCTTGCCAACAGGAGGCTCCTGAGCTGAATAAGCTGGCTATGAAATACAGCAAGGTGCTGGATGTCTACGGAATTAACGTGGCCAGCCAGGATTACAAGCCTAATGCGGAACGCTTCGTCAAGAAGTACATGCTGACCTTCCCGGTGATGTATGATCTGAAGGGCCAGATCTTCGACAAGTATAACGGGGCGGTGTTCCCGACCAATGTATTGATTGATAAGAATGGGATAATCAGCGAGATTATTCTGGGGGTCCTGAGCGCAGAGGAATTGGAGAAAAAGATTATCGCGCTGACCGGCTCTTAG
- the cimA gene encoding citramalate synthase, with product MSKSISIFDTTLRDGTQGEGISLSADDKLKIARKLDDLGVHYIEGGNPGSNNKDIEFFKRVQELHLNAKITAFGSTRRKNTVTEQDEGLQRMINAGVPAATLVGKSWDFHVHTALQTTLEENLAMIGDSISYLKRKGLEVIFDAEHFFDGFKNNPDYAAAVLTRAREAGADWLVMCDTNGGTLPHEIHDIVTSIGVLLPEASLGIHTHNDCELAVANTLSAIGAGVRQVQGTINGYGERCGNANLCSIIPTLQLKMGYHCIPGDSLPQLTNSARFISEVANVNMPVNQPYVGTAAFAHKGGIHVSAILRDSRTYEHIAPELVGNKQRVLVSELAGQSNVLSKAQEMGLSLDPSSEQARKVIDKIKNLEHQGYQFEGADASLELLLREATGEMNELFTFESFKMLVEKTAGRPVVSEAFVKLKVGGESLYTAAEGNGPVNALDNALRKALQTYFPQLKDMHLSDYKVRVLDEQDQTAAKVRVLIESKDYSDTWSTVGVSSNVIEASWEALVDSMRYALLGQISLDQGIPASSEPRGLVNH from the coding sequence ATGTCTAAGTCTATCTCCATCTTCGATACTACCCTGCGCGACGGAACACAAGGCGAGGGGATCAGTCTGTCGGCGGATGACAAGCTGAAGATTGCCAGGAAACTCGACGATCTGGGTGTCCATTATATTGAAGGCGGCAATCCGGGCAGCAACAACAAGGATATCGAGTTTTTCAAAAGAGTCCAGGAGCTTCATCTGAATGCCAAAATTACCGCATTCGGCAGCACCCGGCGCAAGAACACGGTGACTGAGCAGGACGAGGGGCTGCAGCGGATGATTAACGCTGGCGTTCCGGCGGCTACCCTGGTGGGCAAATCGTGGGATTTCCATGTTCATACTGCCCTGCAGACCACTCTGGAAGAGAACCTGGCCATGATCGGCGATTCCATCTCTTATCTGAAGCGCAAGGGGCTTGAGGTCATTTTCGATGCAGAGCATTTCTTCGACGGCTTCAAGAACAACCCTGATTACGCTGCCGCTGTTCTCACCCGTGCCCGCGAGGCCGGAGCAGACTGGCTGGTGATGTGCGATACGAACGGCGGCACTCTGCCGCATGAGATTCATGATATTGTGACAAGCATTGGTGTGTTGCTCCCGGAAGCATCGCTCGGTATTCATACACACAACGATTGTGAGCTTGCGGTTGCCAACACCCTGAGCGCAATCGGCGCCGGTGTCCGGCAGGTCCAGGGGACCATTAACGGCTATGGCGAGCGCTGCGGCAATGCCAATCTGTGTTCCATCATTCCAACACTGCAGCTGAAGATGGGCTATCACTGTATCCCTGGCGATTCCCTGCCGCAGTTAACCAACTCAGCCCGGTTCATCAGCGAGGTCGCCAATGTGAACATGCCGGTGAATCAGCCTTATGTCGGCACAGCTGCCTTCGCCCACAAGGGCGGCATTCACGTATCCGCCATATTACGCGATTCACGAACGTACGAGCATATCGCCCCTGAGCTGGTCGGCAATAAGCAGCGTGTCCTCGTCTCCGAGCTTGCGGGACAGAGCAATGTGCTGTCCAAGGCTCAGGAAATGGGACTCAGCCTTGATCCAAGCAGCGAGCAGGCGCGCAAGGTGATTGACAAGATCAAGAATCTTGAACATCAAGGGTATCAGTTCGAAGGCGCGGATGCTTCGCTTGAATTGCTGCTCCGGGAAGCGACCGGTGAGATGAACGAGCTGTTCACCTTCGAATCGTTCAAGATGCTGGTTGAGAAAACCGCCGGCCGCCCTGTCGTCTCCGAAGCCTTCGTCAAGCTGAAGGTCGGCGGCGAGAGCCTGTACACGGCCGCCGAAGGCAACGGACCGGTCAACGCACTGGATAATGCGCTGCGCAAGGCGCTGCAGACCTACTTCCCGCAGCTTAAAGACATGCACCTCTCCGACTATAAAGTCCGCGTGCTGGATGAGCAGGATCAGACAGCCGCGAAGGTACGCGTACTGATTGAATCCAAGGACTATAGCGACACCTGGAGCACCGTAGGCGTATCCAGCAACGTGATCGAAGCGAGCTGGGAGGCTCTGGTCGATTCCATGCGCTATGCCCTTCTGGGACAGATCTCACTGGACCAGGGCATTCCTGCCAGCAGTGAACCGAGAGGTTTGGTCAATCACTGA
- a CDS encoding DNA polymerase IV, which produces MQSVDQYYPASGRVILHVDMNAFYCSVHEAEDPEQYKGKATAVAGSVEARRGIIVTCSYAARRLGISTGMQVQKALRICPSLMLIKPDFHLYRKYSNAFMQITYSYTPLLEAVSIDECYLDITGSRQFGTPPEIAEAIQRRIMEELGLPCSIGIAPNKLLAKIASDLKKPSGISVLRLRDVPSVLWDKPCNEMFGIGSKTAEKLRKLGIYSIGQLAAADEAMLVGHFGVMGAWLKRAGNGIDHGIVNPQREQSKSIGHTTTLPHDVVGLAEARPILLNLSDQVARRLRKQGLVAAGVQLTIRTPDMRTITRSRQLEAPTESAEDIYKVACDQFARNWKGDKPVRLLGVTLQGLIPKEESAIQLDLFDYERQPKKESLNKAMDMLRNKFGENAVLTAGMLSDSHSARLRNHKERGTSLQKDNLGGADKDID; this is translated from the coding sequence ATGCAGAGTGTGGATCAATATTATCCGGCAAGCGGCAGGGTTATTCTGCATGTGGACATGAATGCCTTTTATTGCTCTGTGCATGAGGCGGAAGATCCGGAGCAATATAAAGGTAAGGCGACAGCGGTGGCTGGCAGTGTGGAGGCTAGAAGGGGGATTATCGTCACCTGCTCCTACGCCGCGCGCAGGCTGGGCATCTCCACTGGTATGCAGGTGCAGAAGGCGCTGCGGATTTGTCCGTCTTTAATGCTTATTAAGCCGGATTTCCATCTATACCGCAAATACTCCAATGCATTCATGCAGATTACCTACAGCTATACACCGCTGCTTGAAGCGGTCTCGATCGATGAATGCTATCTCGATATCACCGGCTCCCGCCAATTCGGAACGCCGCCGGAGATTGCCGAGGCGATACAGCGACGGATTATGGAGGAGCTTGGTCTGCCCTGCTCCATCGGGATTGCCCCCAACAAGCTGCTGGCGAAGATCGCTTCCGATCTGAAGAAGCCCAGCGGCATCTCCGTGCTGCGGCTGCGCGATGTGCCGTCCGTGCTGTGGGACAAGCCGTGCAATGAGATGTTCGGCATTGGCAGCAAGACGGCCGAGAAGCTGCGTAAGCTTGGCATCTACAGCATCGGACAGCTGGCGGCCGCGGACGAGGCGATGCTGGTCGGCCATTTCGGCGTCATGGGTGCCTGGCTGAAGCGGGCGGGGAACGGGATTGATCACGGGATCGTGAATCCGCAGCGGGAGCAGAGCAAATCCATCGGCCATACAACCACGCTGCCGCATGATGTAGTGGGGCTGGCTGAGGCGCGCCCGATTCTGCTGAACCTAAGCGATCAGGTCGCGCGGAGGCTGAGGAAGCAGGGGCTGGTCGCAGCGGGGGTACAGCTGACGATCCGCACGCCGGATATGAGGACGATTACCCGCTCCCGCCAGCTAGAGGCTCCCACGGAGAGCGCCGAGGACATCTATAAGGTGGCATGCGACCAGTTCGCGCGCAACTGGAAGGGCGATAAGCCGGTGCGGCTGCTGGGGGTAACGCTCCAGGGGCTGATACCCAAAGAGGAGTCGGCCATTCAGCTGGATCTGTTCGACTACGAACGGCAGCCGAAGAAGGAATCGCTCAATAAGGCGATGGATATGCTGCGCAACAAGTTCGGCGAGAATGCGGTGCTGACCGCAGGGATGCTGAGCGACAGCCACTCGGCGCGGCTGCGTAATCATAAGGAGCGGGGCACCTCGCTGCAGAAGGACAATCTGGGCGGCGCAGACAAGGATATAGACTGA
- a CDS encoding ferredoxin: protein MAKYTWVEKDTCIACGACGATAPDIFDYDDEGLAEVIYENDGNHGNVVIPDDLFDDLQDSADGCPTDSIKIADAPFNKEG, encoded by the coding sequence ATGGCTAAGTACACTTGGGTCGAGAAGGACACATGCATCGCTTGTGGTGCTTGTGGCGCGACGGCCCCTGATATTTTTGATTACGATGATGAAGGTTTGGCAGAAGTGATCTATGAGAACGACGGCAACCACGGTAATGTAGTGATTCCGGACGACTTGTTCGATGACCTGCAGGATTCAGCTGACGGATGCCCTACAGATTCCATTAAGATTGCAGATGCACCTTTCAACAAAGAGGGCTAA
- a CDS encoding L,D-transpeptidase family protein codes for MTTELKVEANMKNAQHLKAYVQMHPDNKMAWYLLGKEYYKNGQYGKANYCYNQAGEVYEAFERSKVPAEMLQQYEEGLLESARERQTARLRKRRVLLALMLLLLMLIPAAVAPGIQPERAGTAAPVAAISAVLPETAEEAKVSPREPASLDFTAVAADAATGGGGLAAILKSAKTPSATALLSMKRSGKWLLWKKGLPLEATLAKSGEGRIVYQSYNQAACACQPPDPAELKQQGLNWQKQQEELAVLWSALRAYKNSKGAYPEVVQELVKPFPANVLGGITPLMKEAFAPLRSAARGEAPLLSASPQPSGGQEAGTPGQEQTGGRPAAGPGEKLFFKQPLAIIVDKQNYRLAVTSGNVIVRNYPVGLGGDKTPEGEFFIKDKVVNPNGRDNGEFGSRGMQLSDSNYAIHGTNEPDSIGKDESLGCIRMSRKDVEELFAMVPMGTKVQISQGVLPEELVVPEERFPSDSPRNQTNPHKVYHWLN; via the coding sequence GTGACGACTGAGCTTAAAGTGGAGGCCAACATGAAGAATGCTCAGCATCTAAAAGCCTATGTACAGATGCATCCGGATAATAAGATGGCATGGTACTTGCTTGGTAAGGAATACTATAAGAACGGCCAGTATGGAAAAGCGAATTACTGTTACAATCAGGCCGGGGAAGTGTATGAGGCTTTTGAACGCAGCAAGGTGCCGGCGGAAATGCTGCAGCAGTACGAGGAAGGGCTGCTGGAATCGGCCCGGGAACGGCAGACCGCGAGGCTCAGGAAGCGCCGGGTGCTGCTGGCTCTAATGCTGCTGCTGCTCATGCTTATTCCGGCTGCCGTCGCACCGGGAATTCAGCCGGAGAGAGCGGGCACCGCTGCGCCAGTCGCGGCAATCTCAGCGGTGCTGCCGGAGACAGCTGAAGAGGCGAAGGTAAGTCCGCGAGAACCGGCAAGTCTGGATTTCACGGCTGTCGCGGCGGATGCTGCTACGGGAGGCGGGGGGCTGGCAGCCATCCTGAAGTCGGCGAAGACGCCTTCCGCCACCGCACTGCTCAGTATGAAGCGCTCGGGCAAATGGCTGCTGTGGAAGAAAGGGCTGCCGCTGGAGGCTACCCTTGCTAAGAGCGGTGAAGGGCGTATAGTCTATCAGTCCTATAATCAGGCAGCGTGCGCTTGCCAGCCGCCGGATCCGGCAGAGCTTAAGCAGCAGGGGCTGAACTGGCAGAAGCAGCAGGAGGAGCTTGCTGTGCTCTGGAGTGCGCTGCGTGCGTACAAGAACAGCAAGGGAGCATATCCCGAAGTGGTACAGGAATTAGTGAAGCCGTTCCCGGCGAACGTGCTGGGCGGCATCACCCCGCTGATGAAGGAAGCCTTCGCACCGCTGCGCAGTGCCGCACGGGGAGAGGCGCCGCTGCTCTCTGCATCTCCACAGCCGTCAGGAGGCCAAGAGGCGGGTACTCCGGGGCAAGAGCAGACAGGCGGACGTCCGGCGGCGGGGCCGGGGGAGAAGCTTTTTTTCAAACAACCGCTTGCTATCATTGTTGATAAGCAAAACTACCGTCTGGCGGTCACCAGCGGAAATGTGATTGTACGGAATTATCCTGTGGGACTCGGCGGAGATAAGACACCTGAAGGAGAGTTCTTCATTAAGGATAAGGTCGTGAACCCGAACGGGCGCGATAACGGGGAATTCGGCAGCCGCGGTATGCAGCTCTCGGACAGTAATTATGCAATTCATGGGACGAATGAGCCGGATAGCATCGGCAAGGATGAGTCGCTGGGGTGTATCCGGATGAGCCGGAAGGATGTGGAGGAGCTGTTCGCGATGGTGCCGATGGGCACGAAGGTTCAGATCAGTCAAGGGGTTCTGCCTGAGGAGCTGGTCGTACCGGAGGAACGTTTCCCTTCGGATTCGCCCCGCAATCAGACCAACCCCCATAAAGTGTACCATTGGCTGAACTAA
- a CDS encoding quinone-dependent dihydroorotate dehydrogenase — protein sequence MLYRHFGKPIFFKMDPETAHHLVIGGLNKADLVPGGSAAMRLMYGVPETADLAVDLFGVHFPTPVGLAAGLDKNAEAVGGFSSIGFGFMEVGTVTPVGQPGNDSPRLFRLLPDKALINRMGFNNEGAEAMAERLKKLKKRRIPVAVNIGRNKATPNELAHEDYRKCIRTLYPYGDFFVVNISSPNTPDLRSLQHGSELSNLLSEVKEEMELQRVKTGITKGLLVKIAPDVSDAELEYMVHTITEAGMDGIIATNTTLSREGLQSDKAGETGGLSGQPLRERSTEIIRRIYSQTGGKLPIIGSGGIFTAQDAYDKIRAGASLVEIYTALIYEGPEVNRRVHAGLRQLLRRDGFQRLLDAVGADHH from the coding sequence GTGCTGTATCGACATTTTGGCAAGCCAATTTTCTTTAAAATGGATCCGGAGACGGCGCATCATCTCGTCATCGGGGGACTGAATAAAGCTGATCTGGTTCCCGGCGGGAGCGCAGCTATGCGCTTGATGTACGGGGTTCCTGAGACAGCTGATCTTGCAGTGGACCTGTTCGGGGTACATTTCCCGACCCCAGTAGGCTTAGCGGCAGGACTGGATAAGAATGCGGAAGCGGTAGGAGGATTCTCTTCGATCGGCTTCGGATTTATGGAGGTAGGCACGGTAACTCCGGTAGGCCAGCCCGGCAATGACAGTCCCCGGCTGTTCCGGCTGCTGCCTGACAAGGCACTTATTAACCGGATGGGCTTCAATAATGAAGGCGCTGAGGCTATGGCTGAACGTCTCAAGAAGCTGAAGAAGCGCAGAATTCCGGTGGCGGTCAATATCGGACGAAACAAGGCCACCCCGAATGAATTGGCGCATGAGGATTACCGCAAGTGTATCCGTACGCTGTATCCGTACGGTGATTTTTTTGTGGTCAATATCAGCTCGCCGAATACCCCGGATCTCCGGAGTCTTCAGCATGGCAGCGAGCTCTCGAACCTGCTTAGCGAGGTTAAGGAAGAGATGGAGCTGCAGCGGGTCAAGACGGGCATCACGAAGGGGCTGCTGGTCAAGATCGCTCCCGATGTCAGTGACGCTGAGCTGGAATATATGGTACATACCATCACGGAAGCCGGAATGGACGGCATCATTGCGACCAATACGACACTCTCCCGTGAAGGGCTGCAGAGCGACAAAGCCGGTGAGACAGGCGGGCTGAGCGGCCAGCCGCTGCGCGAACGTTCTACAGAGATTATCCGCAGAATCTATAGCCAGACGGGCGGCAAGCTGCCGATTATCGGGTCGGGCGGGATCTTTACAGCCCAGGATGCTTACGATAAGATACGGGCGGGCGCCAGTCTGGTCGAAATTTATACAGCACTCATCTATGAAGGGCCGGAGGTTAACCGTAGAGTGCATGCCGGACTACGGCAGCTGCTGCGGCGGGACGGCTTCCAGAGGCTCCTTGATGCGGTAGGCGCTGATCATCACTGA